In Phragmites australis chromosome 24, lpPhrAust1.1, whole genome shotgun sequence, the following are encoded in one genomic region:
- the LOC133907308 gene encoding arsenate reductase 2.1 — protein sequence MARSVSYVSAAKLVSMARGNPRLAIIDVRDEERSYQAHIAGSHHFASGGFAARMPELARAASGKDTLVFHCALSQVRGPSCARMFSDYLSEAKEDSGIQNIMVLERGFNGWEVSGQPVCRCTDAPCKGTCF from the exons ATGGCGAGGAGCGTGTCGTACGTGTCGGCGGCGAAGCTGGTGTCCATGGCCCGCGGCAACCCGCGCCTCGCCATCATCGACGTCAG GGACGAGGAGAGGAGCTACCAGGCGCACATCGCGGGCTCGCACCACTTCGCCAGCGGCGGATTCGCTGCGCGGATGCCGGAGCTGGCGCGGGCCGCCAGCGGAAAGGACACCCTCGTCTTCCATTGCGCGCTCAGCCAG GTGCGAGGTCCATCATGCGCTCGGATGTTCTCAGACTATCTATCGGAGGCCAAGGAGGATTCAGGAATACAGAACATCATGGTACTGGAGCGTGGGTTCAATGGATGGGAGGTTTCAGGGCAGCCCGTTTGCCGCTGCACCGATGCTCCTTGCAAAGGGACGTGCTTCTGA
- the LOC133907080 gene encoding uncharacterized protein LOC133907080 → MAMAPPAAAALLHRPLLPKAAASYPRSAPAPRAAASVSLRPPRRRRSRGPLIRSLPPEGAPAELMEEDSKFVPLNAEDPMYGPPALLLIGFERGETDTIQAFLKGLEGGFLKLILCTEEMTKQTLWDAMHTEQTNLEAIKIAESMPRICIFSGLTGEEMMMFINAFPETGLEPAAFAALVPNSAEKILREVIEEIMGDHEMLTGKNLE, encoded by the exons atgGCGATGGCTCCACCCGctgccgccgccctcctccaccgcccGCTCCTCCCCAAAGCTGCAGCCTCCTACCCCCGAAGCGCGCCTGCGCCGCGAGCTGCGGCCTCCGTCTCGCTGCGGCCGCCGAGGAGACGGCGGTCGCGTGGTCCGCTGATCCGATCGCTGCCTCCAGAAG GAGCCCCGGCCGAGCTGATGGAAGAGGACTCCAAGTTCGTGCCGCTGAACGCGGAGGATCCAATGTACGGCCCACCG GCGCTATTGCTCATTGGATTTGAGAGAGGTGAAACCGATACG ATTCAGGCTTTCCTGAAAGGGCTTGAAGGTGGATTCCTCAAG CTGATCCTTTGTACTGAAGAAATGACAAAACAAACATTGTGGGATGCCATGCACACTGAACAGACTAACTTGGAAGCTATCAAG ATTGCAGAATCAATGCCAAGGATATGTATATTCTCCGGTCTGACTGGTGAGGAGATGATGATGTTCATCAACGCCTTCCCAGAAACTG GGTTGGAACCAGCTGCTTTTGCAGCACTTGTTCCTAACAGTGCAGAGAAGATTCTTCGGGAGGTGATAGAGGAAATAATGGGTGACCACGAGATGTTG ACAGGAAAGAATTTGGAGTGA
- the LOC133907304 gene encoding zinc finger protein GIS2-like isoform X1 encodes MSSRSPPPKDRRMRTERTSYRDAPYRRDSRRGPSRFHNDLCNNCKRPGHFARDCPNVAVCHACGLPGHIAAECSSKDICWNCKEPGHMANSCPNEGICRNCGKSGHIARDCTAPPVLPGEVILCSNCYKPGHFREECTNEKACNNCRQSGHIARNCTNDPVCNLCNVAGHLARQCPKADTINERGGPPPFRGGGAPFHGGSGPFRGGYIDVVCRGCNQVGHMSRDCMAGAFMICHNCGGRGHMAYECPSVSLMDRFPPRRY; translated from the exons ATGAGCAGCCGCAGCCCACCGCCGAAGGACCGTAGGATGCGTACTGAACGCACCTCGTACCGTGACGCACCATACAGGAGGGACAGCCGCCGTGGTCCGAGCAG GTTCCATAATGATCTGTGTAACAATTGTAAGCGTCCTGGGCATTTTGCTAGAGATTGCCCCAATGTGGCTGTCTGCCATGCCTGCGGGCTTCCCGG GCACATTGCAGCTGAGTGTTCTTCCAAAGATATCTGCTGGAACTGCAAAGAGCCTGGCCACATGGCTAACAGCTGCCCAAACGAAGGGATATGCCGGAACTGTGGCAAGTCCGGCCACATTGCCAGAGACTGCACTGCTCCTCCTGTGCTGCCTGGAGAAGTGATTCTTTGCAGCAACTGCTACAAACCAGGGCATTTTCGTGAGGAATGCACCAACGAGAAGGCCTGCAATAACTGTAGGCAGAGTGGTCACATTGCCCGTAACTGCACCAATGACCCTGTTTGCAACCTATGCAATGTTGCTGGCCATTTGGCCCGTCAGTGCCCCAAAGCTGATACAATCAATGAGAGGGGTGGGCCTCCTCCCTTCCGTGGCGGTGGTGCTCCCTTCCATGGAGGCAGTGGTCCATTCCGTGGTGGGTACATTGATGTGGTCTGCCGGGGCTGCAACCAGGTTGGCCATATGAGCCGTGACTGCATGGCTGGTGCCTTCATGATCTGCCACAACTGTGGTGGCCGTGGCCACATGGCTTATGAGTGCCCCTCTGTGAGTCTCATGGACCGGTTCCCCCCGCGCCGTTACTGA
- the LOC133907302 gene encoding uncharacterized protein LOC133907302 isoform X2 — MPSGSSSRGRQRRRQPAEDAAPSVVRVSSSSSGEEGDSSEEESEESGEGAGGRGGGGKGRASMARDKAAASEGEAQGLYLPSCPICMIPWTADGAHRVSCIPCGHVYGRCCLERWLLQCGKRKAPCPQCGKRYKQNCIINLYVPEIAVPNNDLEKQVLSLREKNESLEKQQAKLLEEIKEHKRQIMLQQKIIYESSSKRQKMTEQSSDAEPIASLTEDIDCSNLCSFVLQNEFFLDGARVMGIDASSQIILTSGRAPGVGAEHVLTKISMFAGQEMQKIHLPTDTKAIRDICVLPGGHAVFASLGRKLSLFSMATNNVVLQYDLPAPGWSCSGNQTSSTHIYAGLQNGMLLVFDIRQTASPLHSMKGLSTHPVHTVHSVIDDSGSRKVLSASSIGPCIWDADGSGSRPNLISGMENQGVCISLTCIPPSSDTLVASYRPKVELPEDGATSQAVTPLSLAPTGSGKLGHHALMRRTSSTYFARDQICSGNVSELRMSKSAIIPCGSNQHVFAYGDESLYGVRTWRLPSFQRFADLSPHRQPILDLRFAGSSTGERYLGCLSAEKLQVFKIR, encoded by the exons ATGCCGTCGGGGTCGAGCTCCCGTGGCaggcaacggcggcggcagccggcGGAGGATGCGGCTCCCTCGGTGGTACGCGTGAGCTCGTCCAGCTCGGGTGAGGAGGGCGACTCTTCGGAGGAGGAGAGCGAGGAATCCGGTGAGGGGGCGGGGGggcgtggcggcggtggcaaaGGTAGGGCTTCGATGGCTAGGGATAAGGCAGCGGCGAGCGAAGGCGAGGCGCAGGGGCTGTACCTTCCCAGCTGCCCCATCTGTATGATCCCGTGGACTGCTGATGGCGCGCATCGCGTAAG TTGCATTCCCTGTGGACATGTCTATGGCAGATGTTGCTTAGAGAGGTGGTTACTGCAGTGTGGGAAGAGAAAGGCACCG TGTCCTCAATGTGGCAAGAGGTATAAACAAAACTGCATTATCAACCTCTATGTACCAGAGATTGCTGTTCCAAATAATGATCTTGAAAAG CAAGTATTGTCATTGAGAGAGAAAAATGAATCTCTTGAGAAGCAA CAAGCAAAATTACTTGAGGAGATAAAAGAGCATAAG AGGCAGATTATGTtgcaacaaaaaataatatatgaatCAAGCTCAAAGAGACAG AAAATGACAGAGCAATCATCAGATGCGGAGCCAATCGCCTCGCTTACAGAGGACATTGACTGTAGCAATCTTTGCAGTTTTGTTCTCCAG AATGAGTTTTTTCTTGACGGAGCTCGAGTCATGGGCATAGATGCATCCAGCCAGATTATATTAACTTCTGGACGGGCACCTGGAGTTGGTGCTGAACATGTCCTTACAAAG ATCAGCATGTTTGCTGGACAGGAAATGCAGAAAATTCACCTTCCTACCGATACTAAAGCTATTAGAGACATTTGTGTACTTCCCGGGGGGCATGCTGTTTTTGCATCACTAGGCAGGAAATTGTCACTTTTCAG CATGGCCACCAACAATGTCGTCCTTCAGTATGATTTACCG GCCCCTGGCTGGTCCTGTTCAGGGAATCAAACTAGTTCAACTCACATTTATGCTGGGCTACAG AATGGAATGCTATTGGTCTTTGATATTCGCCAAACTGCATCACCTTTGCATTCTATGAAGGGTCTATCTACACACCCAGTTCATACAGTCCACTCTGTTATAGATGACAGTGGTTCCAGAAAGGTTCTTTCTGCTTCTTCTATAGGACCCTGTATTTGGGATGCTGATGGCAGTGGAAGCAG GCCAAATTTGATAAGCGGGATGGAGAATCAAGGGGTCTGTATTTCTCTTACATGCATCCCTCCGTCAAGTGATACCCTAGTGGCTTCCTACCGTCCGAAAGTTGAGTTGCCAGAAGATGGCGCCACATCTCAAGCGGTTACACCCCTATCACTGGCACCCACTGGTTCAGGAAAGTTAGGACACCACGCTCTCATGAGGAGGACAAGCAGCACGTACTTTGCCAGGGACCAGATCTGCAGCGGCAATGTAAGTGAATTGAGGATGTCAAAATCCGCAATCATACCGTGTGGAAGCAATCAGCATGTCTTTGCCTATGGAGATGAGTCATTGTATGGAGTCCGGACTTGGCGGCTCCCTTCATTTCAGAGGTTCGCCGATCTCAGCCCCCACCGGCAACCAATCCTTGATCTACGGTTTGCAGGAAGCTCAACCGGGGAGAGGTACCTTGGATGCTTAAGCGCCGAGAAGCTACAGGTGTTCAAAATTAGGTAG
- the LOC133907302 gene encoding uncharacterized protein LOC133907302 isoform X1, which produces MPSGSSSRGRQRRRQPAEDAAPSVVRVSSSSSGEEGDSSEEESEESGEGAGGRGGGGKGRASMARDKAAASEGEAQGLYLPSCPICMIPWTADGAHRVSCIPCGHVYGRCCLERWLLQCGKRKAPCPQCGKRYKQNCIINLYVPEIAVPNNDLEKQVLSLREKNESLEKQQAKLLEEIKEHKRQIMLQQKIIYESSSKRQKMTEQSSDAEPIASLTEDIDCSNLCSFVLQNEFFLDGARVMGIDASSQIILTSGRAPGVGAEHVLTKISMFAGQEMQKIHLPTDTKAIRDICVLPGGHAVFASLGRKLSLFSMATNNVVLQYDLPAPGWSCSGNQTSSTHIYAGLQNGMLLVFDIRQTASPLHSMKGLSTHPVHTVHSVIDDSGSRKVLSASSIGPCIWDADGSGSSSFRPNLISGMENQGVCISLTCIPPSSDTLVASYRPKVELPEDGATSQAVTPLSLAPTGSGKLGHHALMRRTSSTYFARDQICSGNVSELRMSKSAIIPCGSNQHVFAYGDESLYGVRTWRLPSFQRFADLSPHRQPILDLRFAGSSTGERYLGCLSAEKLQVFKIR; this is translated from the exons ATGCCGTCGGGGTCGAGCTCCCGTGGCaggcaacggcggcggcagccggcGGAGGATGCGGCTCCCTCGGTGGTACGCGTGAGCTCGTCCAGCTCGGGTGAGGAGGGCGACTCTTCGGAGGAGGAGAGCGAGGAATCCGGTGAGGGGGCGGGGGggcgtggcggcggtggcaaaGGTAGGGCTTCGATGGCTAGGGATAAGGCAGCGGCGAGCGAAGGCGAGGCGCAGGGGCTGTACCTTCCCAGCTGCCCCATCTGTATGATCCCGTGGACTGCTGATGGCGCGCATCGCGTAAG TTGCATTCCCTGTGGACATGTCTATGGCAGATGTTGCTTAGAGAGGTGGTTACTGCAGTGTGGGAAGAGAAAGGCACCG TGTCCTCAATGTGGCAAGAGGTATAAACAAAACTGCATTATCAACCTCTATGTACCAGAGATTGCTGTTCCAAATAATGATCTTGAAAAG CAAGTATTGTCATTGAGAGAGAAAAATGAATCTCTTGAGAAGCAA CAAGCAAAATTACTTGAGGAGATAAAAGAGCATAAG AGGCAGATTATGTtgcaacaaaaaataatatatgaatCAAGCTCAAAGAGACAG AAAATGACAGAGCAATCATCAGATGCGGAGCCAATCGCCTCGCTTACAGAGGACATTGACTGTAGCAATCTTTGCAGTTTTGTTCTCCAG AATGAGTTTTTTCTTGACGGAGCTCGAGTCATGGGCATAGATGCATCCAGCCAGATTATATTAACTTCTGGACGGGCACCTGGAGTTGGTGCTGAACATGTCCTTACAAAG ATCAGCATGTTTGCTGGACAGGAAATGCAGAAAATTCACCTTCCTACCGATACTAAAGCTATTAGAGACATTTGTGTACTTCCCGGGGGGCATGCTGTTTTTGCATCACTAGGCAGGAAATTGTCACTTTTCAG CATGGCCACCAACAATGTCGTCCTTCAGTATGATTTACCG GCCCCTGGCTGGTCCTGTTCAGGGAATCAAACTAGTTCAACTCACATTTATGCTGGGCTACAG AATGGAATGCTATTGGTCTTTGATATTCGCCAAACTGCATCACCTTTGCATTCTATGAAGGGTCTATCTACACACCCAGTTCATACAGTCCACTCTGTTATAGATGACAGTGGTTCCAGAAAGGTTCTTTCTGCTTCTTCTATAGGACCCTGTATTTGGGATGCTGATGGCAGTGGAAGCAG TTCTTTCAGGCCAAATTTGATAAGCGGGATGGAGAATCAAGGGGTCTGTATTTCTCTTACATGCATCCCTCCGTCAAGTGATACCCTAGTGGCTTCCTACCGTCCGAAAGTTGAGTTGCCAGAAGATGGCGCCACATCTCAAGCGGTTACACCCCTATCACTGGCACCCACTGGTTCAGGAAAGTTAGGACACCACGCTCTCATGAGGAGGACAAGCAGCACGTACTTTGCCAGGGACCAGATCTGCAGCGGCAATGTAAGTGAATTGAGGATGTCAAAATCCGCAATCATACCGTGTGGAAGCAATCAGCATGTCTTTGCCTATGGAGATGAGTCATTGTATGGAGTCCGGACTTGGCGGCTCCCTTCATTTCAGAGGTTCGCCGATCTCAGCCCCCACCGGCAACCAATCCTTGATCTACGGTTTGCAGGAAGCTCAACCGGGGAGAGGTACCTTGGATGCTTAAGCGCCGAGAAGCTACAGGTGTTCAAAATTAGGTAG
- the LOC133907303 gene encoding very-long-chain aldehyde decarbonylase GL1-10 produces the protein MLPYATAAEAEAALGRAMTPAEALWFRYTAAVPDYHLYCCNILFLFVVFTLAPLPIALLELGAPAAVSPYKLQPRVRLSKAEFVRCYKDVLRIFFLVIGPLQLVSYPAVKMVGIHTGLPLPSLGEMAAQLLVYFLVEDYLNYWIHRLLHGEWGYQKIHRVHHEFTAPIGFAAPYAHWAEVLILGIPSFVGPAIAPGHMITFWLWIVLRQVEAIETHSGFDFPFSLTKYIPFYGGAEYHDYHHYVGGQSQSNFASVFTYCDYLYGTDRGYRFHKAYLAKLNDLGQNGERGDGNGFSYAKLD, from the exons ATGCTGCCCTACGCgacggcggccgaggcggaggcggcgctggGCCGGGCCATGACGCCGGCGGAGGCGCTGTGGTTCCGGTACACGGCCGCGGTGCCGGATTACCACCTCTACTGCTGCAACATTCTCTTCCTTTTCGTCGTCTTCACGCTCGCGCCGCTCCCCATCGCGCTGCTCGAGCTCGGGGCCCCCGCCGCCGTCTCGCCGTACAAGCTGCAGCCCAGGGTGCGGCTCTCGAAGGCGGAGTTCGTCCGGTGCTACAAGGATGTCCTGCgcatcttcttcctcgtcaTCGGCCCGCTCCAGCTCGTCTCCTACCCCGCCGTCAAG ATGGTAGGAATCCACACGGGGCTGCCGCTGCCATCGCTGGGGGAGATGGCGGCACAGCTGCTGGTGTACTTCTTGGTTGAGGACTACCTCAACTACTGGATCCACCGGCTGCTCCATGGGGAGTGGGGGTACCAGAAGATCCACCGCGTCCACCATGAGTTCACAGCGCCCATTGGCTTTGCGGCGCCATACGCACACTGGGCTGAGGTGCTCATACTTGGCATCCCCTCCTTTGTCGGGCCAGCCATTGCCCCTGGCCACATGATCACATTCTGGCTCTGGATTGTACTTCGACAGGTGGAGGCCATCGAGACGCACAGCGG TTTTGATTTCCCATTCAGCCTGACAAAGTATATTCCATTTTATGGAGGAGCAGAATACCATGACTATCATCACTACGTAGGAGGCCAGAGCCAAAGCAATTTTGCTTCTGTTTTCACATACTGCGATTATCTTTATGGGACTGATAGA GGTTACAGATTCCATAAGGCTTACCTAGCAAAG TTGAATGACCTGGGGCAAaatggagagagaggagatggcaACGGGTTCAGCTACGCGAAGTTGGATTAG
- the LOC133907078 gene encoding putative magnesium transporter MRS2-G gives MGRRSGGRKLPFFGSSSSSSSTKRSRSARRLPSLPKPRAAAAPPASPSPAPAEGKTSQPLPPLAPAAAAAGGGWVVSGKVGKKKAGARLWMRLDRWGASEIVELDKASIIRRAGVPPRDLRILGPVFSHSSNILAREKAMVINLEFIRAIVTAEEVLLLDPLAHEVLPFVDQLRQHLPLRNLVGGNGECAGDGHGEKQDGSPRDQVPCLNEATGAEHELAFEFQVLEVALEVVCSSLDSSVADLERHATPVLDELTKNVSTRNLERVRSLKSDLTRLLARVQKVRDEIEHLLDDNEDMEHLYLTRKQVQNQQVEAIMSSAASNSIVPAGTGLPRMNSSFRRSLSIATNMHLDNDVEDLEMLLEAYFMQLDGIRNRILSVREYIDDTEDYVNIQLDNQRNELIQLQLTLTIASFGIAANTFIAGAFAMNIPSSLYNITDGSLFWPFVGGTSSSCFVIAIVLLGYAWWKKLLGP, from the exons ATGGGGAGGCGATCCGGCGGCAGGAAGCTGCCGTTCTTcggctcctcctcatcctcgtcctccaCCAAGCGGTCCCGCTCCgcgcgccgcctcccctccctccccaagccccgcgcggcggcggctcctccagCCTCGCCGTCCCCGGCCCCTGCGGAGGGGAAGACCTCCCAGCCACTACCACCTCTCGCCCCAGCCGCCGCTGCAGCGGGCGGCGGCTGGGTCGTGTCCGGGAAGGTCGGGAAGAAGAAGGCCGGCGCGCGCCTGTGGATGAGGCTGGACCGGTGGGGCGCCTCCGAGATCGTCGAGCTCGACAAGGCCTCCATCATCCGCCGAGCCGGCGTGCCCCCACGCGACCTCCGCATCCTCGGCCCCGTCTTCTCCCACTCCTCCAACATCCTCG CTAGGGAGAAGGCGATGGTGATCAACCTCGAATTCATCAGGGCGATAGTTACGGCCGAGGAGGTCCTCCTATTGGACCCTCTCGCGCACGAGGTTCTTCCTTTCGTTGATCAATTGAGGCAGCATCTCCCTCTGAGAAACCTGGTGGGCGGGAATGGTGAATGTGCCGGTGATGGCCATGGGGAGAAGCAGGATGGCTCGCCCAGAGATCAGGTGCCATGTCTTAATGAGGCGACCGGGGCGGAGCATGAGCTTGCATTCGAGTTCCAGGTGCTGGAGGTCGCGCTTGAGGTTGTGTGCTCGTCGCTGGACTCTAGTGTGGCTGACCTTGAGAGGCACGCTACTCCAGTTCTTGACGAGCTGACCAAGAATGTGAGCACGAGGAACCTCGAGCGTGTACGGAGCCTCAAGAGTGATCTTACACGTTTGCTTGCCCGTGTGCAGAAG GTGAGAGATGAAATAGAACATCTTCTAGATGATAATGAAGACATGGAACATCTGTATCTAACAAGAAAGCAAGTACAAAACCAGCAGGTTGAGGCAATAATGTCATCTGCTGCTTCCAATAGCATTGTTCCTGCCGGAACAGGTCTGCCCAGGATGAACTCTAGCTTTCGTCGCAGCTTGAGCATTGCTACCAATATGCATTTGGATAATGATGTGGAGGACCTAGAGATGTTGCTTGAGGCTTATTTCATGCAGCTGGATGGAATTCGCAACAGAATTTTGTCG GTTCGGGAGTATATCGATGACACAGAAGACTATGTCAACATTCAGCTTGACAACCAGCGTAATGAACTCATTCAGCTCCAGCTTACGCTGACCATTGCATCCTTTGGCATAGCTGCCAACACTTTCATAGCTGGGGCTTTTGCAATGAACATCCCAAGCTCTCTGTACAACATCACCGACGGCAGCCTCTTTTGGCCGTTTGTTGGGGGCACCTCATCAAGCTGCTTCGTTATCGCCATCGTCTTGTTAGGGTACGCCTGGTGGAAGAAGTTGCTGGGTCCTTGA
- the LOC133907305 gene encoding cytochrome c-type biogenesis protein CcmE homolog, mitochondrial-like — MAFSRLLPSRCLLSALLHAPTPIPIPAPRAVATTPLAPFLRSFASATRRAGPSSRPRTVDIGARARQLQTRRLWSYALAFGCAAGFVVTVLATFQDQLVFYLTPTDALAKFVADPSKSRVRLGGLVLEGSVAHPSPSSPEIEFVVTDLVTDVLVRYDGALPDLFREGHSVVVEGFLKPFTDDLRRDDGRKVAEKARECACFLRGTEVLAKHDEKYMPKEVAEALERNKKQLEAEAAAAEGTGAVAVAAEGAKANS; from the coding sequence ATGGCCTTCTcgcgcctcctcccctcccgctGCCTCCTCTCCGCCCTCCTCCACGCCCCGACCCCTATCCCCATCCCCGCCCCACGCGCCGTTGCTACCACCCCGCTCGCCCCCTTCCTCCGCTCCTTCGCCTCCGCCACGCGGCGCGCGGGACCCTCTTCCCGCCCCCGTACCGTGGACATCGGCGCCCGCGCGCGTCAGCTGCAGACCCGCCGCCTCTGGTCCTACGCGCTCGCTTTCGGCTGTGCGGCCGGGTTCGTGGTCACCGTGCTCGCCACGTTCCAGGACCAGCTCGTCTTCTACCTCACGCCCACCGACGCGCTCGCCAAATTCGTCGCCGACCCCTCCAAGTCCCGCGTCCGCCTCGGTGGGCTCGTGCTGGAGGGCTCCGTCGCGCACCCCTCGCCGTCCTCCCCCGAGATCGAGTTCGTCGTCACGGACCTCGTCACCGACGTGCTCGTCCGGTACGACGGCGCCCTGCCCGACCTCTTCCGCGAGGGCCACTCCGTTGTCGTCGAGGGGTTCCTCAAGCCCTTCACCGACGACCTCCGCCGCGACGACGGAAGGAAGGTGGCCGAGAAGGCAAGGGAGTGCGCGTGCTTCCTGCGCGGCACCGAGGTGCTCGCCAAGCACGACGAGAAGTACATGCCCAAGGAGGTCGCCGAGGCGCTCGAGCGCAACAAGAAGCAGCTCGAGGCCGAGGCGGCCGCCGCTGAGGGGACgggggcggtggcggtggcggcggaagGAGCAAAGGCAAACTCGTAA
- the LOC133907307 gene encoding uncharacterized protein LOC133907307, whose translation MSLAACTTTGGGAAATWTPPFCTVVAADTSDFSYLSCPRCDAALPDGAASCFACGGHPTRVYRLHLSVATHDRVVPVVLFDRAARSLMGCSADELVRIFAAHPSAARAAAEALRGEMCRMVLRAPRKGTAGERIRAVSVVPLRDRFRPVVETLRAMYPRG comes from the coding sequence ATGTCTCTCGCCGCCTGCACCaccaccggcggcggcgcggcggcgacgtGGACGCCCCCGTTCTGCACCGTCGTGGCGGCCGACACCTCCGACTTCTCCTACCTCTCCTGCCCGCGCTGCGACGCTGCGCTACCGGACGGCGCGGCCTCCTGCTTCGCCTGCGGCGGCCACCCGACCCGCGTGTACCGCCTCCACCTCTCCGTCGCCACCCACGACCGCGTCGTCCCCGTTGTGCTCTTCGACCGCGCCGCGCGGTCCCTGATGGGTTGCTCCGCCGACGAGCTGGTCCGCATCTTTGCCGCGCACCCGAGCGCGGCCCGCGCGGCCGCGGAGGCGCTGCGGGGGGAGATGTGCCGCATGGTGCTGCGCGCGCCCAGGAAGGGCACCGCCGGCGAGCGCATCCGCGCCGTCTCCGTCGTGCCGCTCCGCGACAGGTTCCGCCCGGTCGTCGAGACACTGAGGGCGATGTACCCGCGCGGCTGA
- the LOC133907304 gene encoding zinc finger protein GIS2-like isoform X2 — translation MANSCPNEGICRNCGKSGHIARDCTAPPVLPGEVILCSNCYKPGHFREECTNEKACNNCRQSGHIARNCTNDPVCNLCNVAGHLARQCPKADTINERGGPPPFRGGGAPFHGGSGPFRGGYIDVVCRGCNQVGHMSRDCMAGAFMICHNCGGRGHMAYECPSVSLMDRFPPRRY, via the coding sequence ATGGCTAACAGCTGCCCAAACGAAGGGATATGCCGGAACTGTGGCAAGTCCGGCCACATTGCCAGAGACTGCACTGCTCCTCCTGTGCTGCCTGGAGAAGTGATTCTTTGCAGCAACTGCTACAAACCAGGGCATTTTCGTGAGGAATGCACCAACGAGAAGGCCTGCAATAACTGTAGGCAGAGTGGTCACATTGCCCGTAACTGCACCAATGACCCTGTTTGCAACCTATGCAATGTTGCTGGCCATTTGGCCCGTCAGTGCCCCAAAGCTGATACAATCAATGAGAGGGGTGGGCCTCCTCCCTTCCGTGGCGGTGGTGCTCCCTTCCATGGAGGCAGTGGTCCATTCCGTGGTGGGTACATTGATGTGGTCTGCCGGGGCTGCAACCAGGTTGGCCATATGAGCCGTGACTGCATGGCTGGTGCCTTCATGATCTGCCACAACTGTGGTGGCCGTGGCCACATGGCTTATGAGTGCCCCTCTGTGAGTCTCATGGACCGGTTCCCCCCGCGCCGTTACTGA